The proteins below are encoded in one region of Hordeum vulgare subsp. vulgare chromosome 3H, MorexV3_pseudomolecules_assembly, whole genome shotgun sequence:
- the LOC123441057 gene encoding uncharacterized protein LOC123441057, with product MAAARRADQVKAIEFRKNLLANPLTPEQLREREEAAWDKYNNESWEMIRDNWTWPPFESLTDIPCMRYTKGPNYPGHVFPMETLQVVSVQVKEITGGLHWPLDVYGFVAVRDVLDRKRNMLFDRQRNDYQRISEQDSYLTLTGPTRGVVMTIDTSYLEAKLRVRGATESEDKDLSKFAKTYRLGCYLPIKHTSKLCTLELQHYTVCSSVEATIRVQVTDGQFPHGFRGVLTASTDSESDVMISLLDFNDDELPVDAEGSVKLSRQVVSVKEGGKLKVSVWQRGVGEEEDKEITAASFVAMEAETSTNYMPMKKWKCWMEVNVAWSLFSCW from the exons ATGGCGGCGGCGAGACGAGCGGATCAGGTGAAGGCGATTGAATTCCGAAAGAATCTGCTGGCGAATCCTTTGACGCCGGAGCAGTTGCGAGAACGCGAGGAAGCCGCGTGGGACAAGTATAACAACGAGTCCTGGGAGATGATTCGCGATAACTGGACCTGGCCTCCCTTCGAATCCCTCA CGGACATCCCTTGCATGCGATACACCAAGGGCCCCAATTATCCAGGCCATGTCTTTCCCATGGAAACTCTGCAGGTCGTTTCAGTCCAGGTGAAAGAGATAACCGGCGGGTTACATTGGCCGCTGGATGTTTATGGTTTTGTCGCTGTGCGTGATGTGCTGGATCGCAAACGCAATATGCTTTTCGACCGTCAAAGGAATGACTACCAACGAATCAGTGAGCAG GATTCCTACCTAACACTGACCGGTCCTACTCGTGGTGTTGTCATGACGATTGATACTTCGTATTTGGAGGCTAAGCTCAGAGTAAGAGGTGCTACTGAATCTGAGGACAAAGATCTGAGCAAATTTGCTAAGACGTACAGATTAGGCTGCTACCTTCCTATCAAGCACACGAGCAAGCTTTGCACACTGGAGCTGCAGCATTACACTGTTTGTTCATCTGTAGAGGCTACAATTCGTGTTCAAGTCACTGATGGGCAGTTTCCTCATGGTTTTCGTGGTGTCCTTACTGCTAGCACCGACTCTGAAAGTGATGTGATGATCTCATTACTGGATTTTAATGATGATGAGTTGCCAGTTGATGCTGAAGGATCTGTGAAGCTGTCACGCCAAGTTGTTTCTGTTAAAGAAGGCGGGAAGCTGAAAGTTTCTGTTTGGCAACGTGGTGTTGGTGAGGAAGAAGACAAAGAGATAACTGCTGCATCATTTGTAGCCATGGAAGCTGAAACAAGCACTAATTACATGCCGATGAAGAAATGGAAGTGCTGGATGGAAGTCAATGTCGCATGGTCCCTTTTCAGCTGTTGGTGA